A portion of the Manduca sexta isolate Smith_Timp_Sample1 chromosome 20, JHU_Msex_v1.0, whole genome shotgun sequence genome contains these proteins:
- the LOC119189964 gene encoding carbonic anhydrase 2-like — MENRIVKIDPRRMTVIPKETSASDGSRANGPHDAEQISRLRASQSPIAISLSRCPTWSSLDPLRFRGYWDSGEKAILLNNGSTAYFTFTDQSVRPILSGGPLLGEYIFEQMHFHWSVDDFTGCEHVLDGHGYAAECHFVHYNSKYGSLEAAVGHPDGLAVVGFLLETVDAPNPRFDRLVEGLEAIKKNESVKNVTSEALSWMDSDDLSEGSYVTYKEAL; from the exons atggAAAATAGAATTGTGAAAATCGATCCGAGGCGTATGACAGTGATCCCGAAAGAGACTTCAGCTTCTGATG GCAGTCGAGCAAACGGCCCACACGATG CGGAGCAAATATCTAGACTGCGAGCGTCGCAGTCTCCGATCGCGATCTCGCTGAGCCGATGCCCCACGTGGTCCTCACTCGACCCCCTCCGATTCAGAGGCTACTGGGACAGCGGCGAGAAGGCGATATTACTGAACAATGGATCTACTG CGTACTTTACTTTCACGGATCAGTCCGTACGGCCAATCCTGAGCGGCGGCCCGCTACTTGGCGAGTATATCTTTGAGCAGATGCACTTCCACTGGTCGGTGGACGACTTCACTGGTTGTGAACACGTGCTGGATGGACACGG ATATGCAGCGGAATGCCATTTCGTCCACTATAACAGCAAGTACGGTTCTCTAGAAGCGGCCGTGGGCCACCCGGACGGTCTCGCAGTAGTAGGATTCTTATTGGAGACGGTAGACGCTCCTAACCCCAGATTTGACAGGCTGGTTGAAGGTTTGGAAGCTATTAAGAAGAACGAGTCAGTCAAGAATGTCACGTCAG AAGCGTTATCCTGGATGGACTCCGACGACCTTTCCGAGGGTAGCTACGTCACCTACAAGGAAGCTCTCTGA